In Candidatus Dependentiae bacterium, the genomic stretch CAGCAGCGCGCAGTTGACTCTCCAAATCCATTGCATTGCAATTAAGAGTATAGGCAAGTAACAATAACAAATAATTTTTCATTGAGTTCCTTAAGCACGGGATTAGGTTTTTTTAACTAGGTAATCAGTTTGCCAGTTAATGGTATATTAGTCAAAAAACATCAATAGCTAAGAAATGACTATAAAAAATTAAATAAATTAAATAACATACTGAGTAATAATTTTGGCTATATCAGCAGGAAATGGCCTATCGCCTTTATGCCCTTGAATAAACATAAGAACATAAACATAATTAGTTAACATTGTGTATATTTTTTTGTAATTGGTTTTTTGAGTAAGAATATACTTTTGTTGAGCTAAAGTATTGAGCTCACGTATTTGTTCAAGGCTTGGTAGTAATTTTAGAATAAGCTCTTTTACAAGGCTACAATAGCATTTTTCAATTGCTGTATGGAGCATATCAAAAGTAGCGGGTTTAGTTTTAATAGCAGTAAGAAATTGAGTATAGTCTTCCAGAGCGTTTAATTTTTCTCCAGTTAGTTCAGCATTGTTATTTAGTAATAATTCTTGCATTTCTGGATGATTTTGTAGAGCAGTATAACAAGATGGTAAACAAGAAGGACTAGGTACTTTAGTAGCCTGTGCGTTACTGTTATTTAATTTTGCGCTGTTGAGAAGTTTATTTGATGAGCTTAACAGTTGTGGCTTAAGCATCTGCTGATTGTCGTGCATGGTAAAGATAAAAGAGGGAAGCAGCGTAAGAGCACACAAAAATAATTTCATAGCTGTATCCTTAAATAAATAGACTTAATATTTTTTTAACATAGTATTAATTCTACTTATTTATTTTATATTTGTCAATAATGTTGTGCCAAAATATACCAGGTAAAAACTATTATGTGCTCTAGTAAGAACTATTAATAACTATTTTTTTGTTAAATTTTTAAGCTCTTTATGGTTGTGCAGCATCAAGAAATATGTGGCCTTGAAGAGCTAGTTGCTCATTATGCGTAATGCCGTATCTTTTATAAAAAGCATGCACCGTAGCTTGATATTTAAAAGCATCTTTGCCTGATTGGTAATTAGCATGTTCGCCGTGATCGAGTTCAAGTAAATACACCTGTGTGCGGCCAGATTTTTTAAGCTTTGTATATAAATTACGGCAACTTTCTAGCGAAATTAATTTGTCTTGTTTGGAATGAATAAATAATACAGGTAGATTTTTATCTAATTTATCTATAACGTCTATAGGTTTAATGCCGTGTTTATTATAGGCAGCAAAGTGCCATTGCAATTCAATTGCTTCTTGCATGCTTGTATTGTTATGAGCGTATTGGGCTTTTAGGTACTCTACAATATGTTCTAGGCTATCAAAAGGTGCTTCAAGTATCAGTGCTTGTATATGTTTAGGCTGCTCAAGGGCAGTAAAGGTAATAGTAACTGCTGCGCCACGAGAAACGCCCATAAGCACTATGCCCGATGAAGTGGAGCTTTTTAATACTTGTTGGTAAGCTTGTTTAAGCGCATGAATATCAGCTTCTTGTGCTAAATTTACTTTAGCCTCATCCATAGGAAGCGGTAATCGTTTGCCGTTAACTACTTGGTAGCGCATCTCAGGAAAATCAAAGGTATGAGTGTGATTGTCTAAAATAAACCAATGAGCAGGATTGCCCGGCTTGTACCAATAGACTTGCTCTGCGCCACCACCAAGACCATGAGAAAATATAAAATGTGTTGGTTGCGTTTGGCTGTAAGAAAAACGTGTAGTAACTACAAGTAACATAAAAAGTATAAAGCTTACGCCGTACATAGGATCTCCGCGGTTAAGATTTTTGAGCGATTCTTGAATAGCATAGAATTTTTAGTATAGATTTGAAAGTATATTACCAAGGAGATCTGCAATGGTTACTCTACTTAAACTACTTAAACACTGGTTATTCAGTTTTGGTCTGCTGGCTAGCACCGTGTTTATGATGCTTGCGCTTATATCTTATAGTCCATATGATAGTTCTCTTATTTACGATACCACTCAGCCAACGGTTATCCATAATTATATGGGACCGTTTGGTGCCCAGTGCGCGGGGTTGCTTTTTTACGTATTTGGGCAATCAGCCTTTCTTATAATTTACCTTTTTGGTATGCTTACGTATAGTTTTTTTCGCTATCACACTATGAGGGTTTTGCAATTTCGTGCTTTAGCTCTTATAGGCCTTTTGTGTATAAGCAGTTGTATTGAATACACTTATACCTTAGGTGTAATTAAGCGTATATATCCAGGAGGTGTGTGTGGTGTTGCGGGTACCTATCTGTTATCAAAGTGTCTTGAGTCATGGCAGGTATCTTTATTTTTATATACCGCTTGCTTGTCACTGGTAGTGCTTATTGTTCAGTTCTCTTGGATAAGTCTCTGGTACCCACTAGGTAATTATATAGCGAGTGGTAGATTATTTGTTTGGCTGCAGCAGCTTGTTGTAAGTTGTATCGAGCACATAGTAGCTGTTAAAAAAGTGGCTAAAGAGTGGGTTTATAGTGGTTTTTATACGCAAGAAAAAGCAGTAATATACGATGATCCTTTTTGGGATCTGTTTATTCACCCAGCACAACAGTATAAAGAAGAGCCAAAAACAGCGCACATTAAAGCGGCTGCCAGTAAAAAAGAGGCTCTTGAAGACGTTGTGTTTGAAGATGAAGAAGTGGTATTTGATGTGTATAGGCTCCCTCAGCTTAAAATGTCTGCTAAAGATAAAGCTGTTCGGCCTGAGCGTATGGGCAAAGATGATAGTGCTCAACAAGCACGTGCACTTGAGTTTAAACTTGAGCAATTTGGTATTGAGGGAAAAGTAGTTCATATTATGAATGGCCCTGTAGTAACTCTTTTTGAGTACCAGCCTTCAGCAACCACCAAAATAAGTACTATTATTGCTCGCGAAGATGATTTGGCTTTAGCACTGCAAGCATTAAGTTTACGTATTATTGCCCCTATACCAGGCAAATCAGTTGTTGGCTTTGAAGTTGCTCAAATTATAAGAGAAACGGTCTACTTTTTTCAACTTGCTGAAAGCAAGCAGCTGAGTGAATTTAAAGGTGAATTGCCTCTTGTTTTAGGTAAAGATACCCAAGGCCGCGACAGTATTATAGATTTAGCCTCTACCCCACATTTACTTGTAGCAGGATCGACTGGTTCAGGAAAATCCGTAGGGCTCAACAGCATGCTTGTTAGTTTGCTTCTTACAAGAACACCTGATGAGGTGCGATTGATTTTAATAGATCCTAAACGTTTAGAATTTGCTGGTTACAACGACATAGCACATCTGGTATTTCCTGTTATTGTTGAACCGCAACGTGCTATTTTGGCTCTTAAGTGGGCACTAAAAACTATGGAAGATCGGTATACTCATATGGCTAAAGTGGGTGTGCGTAATATAAAAGAATATAAAGCAATACGTGTTCAAAAGCAGCTTGAACCTATGCCGTTTATTGTTATCATGATCGATGAACTTGCTGATCTTATGATTACTGCTGGCAAAGAAGTAGAACAACTTATTACACGGCTGGCGCAGATGTCTCGTGCAGCAGGCATACATCTAGTTATAGCAACTCAGCGTCCTTCAGTTGATGTTATTACCGGGCTTATTAAAGCAAACTTGCCTAGTCGAATAGCATTTAAAGTTGCTTCAAAAATAGATTCACGCACCATACTTGATGCACAAGGAGCTGAAAAGTTACTTGGTCGTGGTGACATGTTATATTTAGATTCTCAGGGAACTCTTAAGCGTATTCACGGAGCCTATGTAACTGATGAAGAAGTAACAGCAGTAGTAAACCAAGTTAAAAAGCAGCGTTCAACCGATTACTGTTCTTTAGAAACATTTGGTGGTCATAACGTAAGCCAAGATGTTGAAGATACCTTACTTCCAGAAATAGTAGCATTTGCGCAACAAAAAGACGAAATATCTATTTCCCTTGTACAACGAGTGTTTAAAATTGGGTACAATCGCTCGGCACGCATTGTAGATCAGTTAGAGACTAAGGGCTATATTTTTCCTGCAAATGGTAGTAAAATGCGTAAAGTTAATAAGACCCTTCTAGACAGATAAGATGCCAGTTGCAAGTATTGAAAATAAAAGCTATCTTGGATAGGAGTTATATTTTAAATTTAATTATTGACAAATGTTAAAAATCAAGCCGCTTTGGCCTCAATTAATTTTTGTTTCATGTTAGTTGTAAAGCATGGAGTTTGAGCAATGCATTTAGACCAGAATTTCTTAAAAACCGTTTTAACTAATGGTACCTTTTCCGATGTAGCAATACCAGCTGATGCTGAGTTTAGCGTTGATTCGCGCTTAGTAACGCCTGGATCTATTTTTATTGCACTTAAAGGTACACGTGTTGATGGTCACGATTTTATCAAAGACGCACTTAGTCGTGGAGCTGCAGGTATAATTATTAGTAATGATCGCAAAGATGTTATTAAAACTCTTGGCGCAACAGCTCTTAAAAAAATAGCGCTTATACAAGTACCGTCTCCACAAGAGGCCTTACTGCAACTAGCTACTGCATGGCGTGAAAAGTTTTCATGCCCTATTATTGGCATTACCGGTTCTATTGGTAAAACATCAACCAAAGAGATGCTTGCTAATATTTTACGTATACAAGGCTTACCCTTTATAGCGTCTTATGGTAACCAAAATACCACTATTGGTATGTCTCTTAATATCTTACGTATGCGCAGTGAGCATAAGGTAGCTATTTTTGAAATGGGCGTAAGCCGTCGTGGCGAAATGGCACGTATGGCAGCTATAGTAAGGCCAACAACGGGTATTATAACCTCTATTGGTCATAGCCATATGGAAGGTTTAGGATCACTTGCTGATATTGCTAACGAAAAACGGGATATTTTTAAGTATTTCAAAGAAGACAATATCGGTATTATAAACGGTGATCAACCAGTTCTTGCAACTATTTCGTATATGCATCCAATTGTAAAATTTGGTTGTAAAACAACAAATCAGGTACAAGCACGTAAAATACAAGCTAATAACTTAAATAGTTATTTTATGCTTAAGCTCTATAAAGAGCGCTATAAAATTATGCTTGATACTAACCATGCTGGACGTGTAATTAACGCCCTAGCTGCTTCAGCTGCAGCCTATTTGTTAAATATACCGCATGACACTATTGTTAAAGGTGTTGAAGTACCGTTAACAATAACAGGGCGCTTTGAACAAGCACAGTTAAAAGCTGCCAAAGGCATTTTAATTAACGATTGCTATAACGCAAGCCCTGAAAGTGTAAAAGCTGCATTACTTGCTTTTGAAAAAGTTGAATCAAAAGGTCAAAAGATTGCCGTTATTGGTGATATGCTTGAGCTTGGTGTTAATAGCGCATTTTGGCATCGTCAAGTAGGTCGCTTTTTGCGTAAAGTGCCTTCATTGCATCATGTAATTTTAGTAGGTGACTTAGTGCAATGGACCAAAAAAACATTGCCTGTAGGGCTTACTCATGAGCATGTAGCTAGCTGGCAAGAGGCCGTTGACTGTGTAAAAGTAAGACTTGATCGTGAGGCTGTTATTTTAGTTAAGGGCTCTCGTGGTGTAGGACTTACTAACCTTGTTACTCAATTGGTTGATGCTTCACTATGACAAAAATCTATCATAAAACGGTATTGATTAACGAAGTACTGCAGTATTTAAACCCACAACCAAACAAAGTATACATCGACGCTACATTTGGTGGTGGCGGTCATACGCGTGCTATTTTAGATGCTGAACCTAACTGTAAGGTTATTGCAATCGATTGGGATAAAAACGCTATAGAGATTAATGCTCCTGCTTTAGAGGCAGAATATGGCGACCGTTTTACTATTTTGTTTGGTGGCTTTGGTAATCTTACTCAAGTGCTTAAAAAAGCAAAAATAGGTAAAGTTGACGGTATCCTGGCCGATTTTGGTACATCACAGTATCAGATAGCAGAGCTTCCTGGTTTTTCATTTAACGTTGATACTCCTTTAGATATGCGTATGTCTC encodes the following:
- a CDS encoding prolyl oligopeptidase family serine peptidase, with product MYGVSFILFMLLVVTTRFSYSQTQPTHFIFSHGLGGGAEQVYWYKPGNPAHWFILDNHTHTFDFPEMRYQVVNGKRLPLPMDEAKVNLAQEADIHALKQAYQQVLKSSTSSGIVLMGVSRGAAVTITFTALEQPKHIQALILEAPFDSLEHIVEYLKAQYAHNNTSMQEAIELQWHFAAYNKHGIKPIDVIDKLDKNLPVLFIHSKQDKLISLESCRNLYTKLKKSGRTQVYLLELDHGEHANYQSGKDAFKYQATVHAFYKRYGITHNEQLALQGHIFLDAAQP
- a CDS encoding DNA translocase FtsK, whose protein sequence is MVTLLKLLKHWLFSFGLLASTVFMMLALISYSPYDSSLIYDTTQPTVIHNYMGPFGAQCAGLLFYVFGQSAFLIIYLFGMLTYSFFRYHTMRVLQFRALALIGLLCISSCIEYTYTLGVIKRIYPGGVCGVAGTYLLSKCLESWQVSLFLYTACLSLVVLIVQFSWISLWYPLGNYIASGRLFVWLQQLVVSCIEHIVAVKKVAKEWVYSGFYTQEKAVIYDDPFWDLFIHPAQQYKEEPKTAHIKAAASKKEALEDVVFEDEEVVFDVYRLPQLKMSAKDKAVRPERMGKDDSAQQARALEFKLEQFGIEGKVVHIMNGPVVTLFEYQPSATTKISTIIAREDDLALALQALSLRIIAPIPGKSVVGFEVAQIIRETVYFFQLAESKQLSEFKGELPLVLGKDTQGRDSIIDLASTPHLLVAGSTGSGKSVGLNSMLVSLLLTRTPDEVRLILIDPKRLEFAGYNDIAHLVFPVIVEPQRAILALKWALKTMEDRYTHMAKVGVRNIKEYKAIRVQKQLEPMPFIVIMIDELADLMITAGKEVEQLITRLAQMSRAAGIHLVIATQRPSVDVITGLIKANLPSRIAFKVASKIDSRTILDAQGAEKLLGRGDMLYLDSQGTLKRIHGAYVTDEEVTAVVNQVKKQRSTDYCSLETFGGHNVSQDVEDTLLPEIVAFAQQKDEISISLVQRVFKIGYNRSARIVDQLETKGYIFPANGSKMRKVNKTLLDR
- the murF gene encoding UDP-N-acetylmuramoyl-tripeptide--D-alanyl-D-alanine ligase, which translates into the protein MHLDQNFLKTVLTNGTFSDVAIPADAEFSVDSRLVTPGSIFIALKGTRVDGHDFIKDALSRGAAGIIISNDRKDVIKTLGATALKKIALIQVPSPQEALLQLATAWREKFSCPIIGITGSIGKTSTKEMLANILRIQGLPFIASYGNQNTTIGMSLNILRMRSEHKVAIFEMGVSRRGEMARMAAIVRPTTGIITSIGHSHMEGLGSLADIANEKRDIFKYFKEDNIGIINGDQPVLATISYMHPIVKFGCKTTNQVQARKIQANNLNSYFMLKLYKERYKIMLDTNHAGRVINALAASAAAYLLNIPHDTIVKGVEVPLTITGRFEQAQLKAAKGILINDCYNASPESVKAALLAFEKVESKGQKIAVIGDMLELGVNSAFWHRQVGRFLRKVPSLHHVILVGDLVQWTKKTLPVGLTHEHVASWQEAVDCVKVRLDREAVILVKGSRGVGLTNLVTQLVDASL